The DNA window GAGCTCGGCGTCGAAGGAATGGCTCTCTACCACCATTTCCGGAACAAGGACGAGTTGCTGCAGGCGCTCGCCGAGTCCGTGTTCGAGGACCCTCCCCCGCCGACCGGCGACTGGCGCGCCGACTTCCGCGCGCTGAGCCACGCGGGCCGCGCCGCGCTGAACCGGTACCCCGAGGTGTTCCCGCTGCTCGTTTCCCGGCCGTTGACCGGAAAACCCGCGCTGCGCCACCGGGAAGCCCAGTACGCCGTGCTGCACGCCATGGGCCTGCGGGACGAACGCCTGCTCGACGCGAGCCGCACCTGGGGCTCGTTCCTGCTCGGCTACGCGGTGGTCGAGCACGAGGCGCGCACCGGAACGCGATCCGGGCTGGACTGGAGCCCGCCGCCCGCGGCGGAGTTCCCGCTCATCAGCGCGCTCGACCGCTTCCAGGGCGCGCGGACCTTCGACGAGCAGTTCGAGATCGGCCTCGACCACGTCCTCGCGGCGATCGAAAACCTCGCCGGTGCCTAGATCGCCGACCGGCCTGTCCAATAAGGATCGCGGAGCTTTCGCTTGTACAGCTTGCCGTTCGGGTCGCGGGGCAGCTCGTCGACGT is part of the Amycolatopsis sp. CA-230715 genome and encodes:
- a CDS encoding TetR/AcrR family transcriptional regulator; translation: MRGELTRDGIVRAALRLVTEEGLAKLTMRRLGTELGVEGMALYHHFRNKDELLQALAESVFEDPPPPTGDWRADFRALSHAGRAALNRYPEVFPLLVSRPLTGKPALRHREAQYAVLHAMGLRDERLLDASRTWGSFLLGYAVVEHEARTGTRSGLDWSPPPAAEFPLISALDRFQGARTFDEQFEIGLDHVLAAIENLAGA